The following proteins come from a genomic window of Sesamum indicum cultivar Zhongzhi No. 13 linkage group LG10, S_indicum_v1.0, whole genome shotgun sequence:
- the LOC105173043 gene encoding uncharacterized protein LOC105173043 — protein MIQLTQEALLALIRDASTRAAAQAVAQFVAQQPVNPPPPSPRRSRELSSAPEEWSPFASNIRAEALPAGLKVSNLSEYDGTGDPQEHLDKFYAKIDWYDLSDAAYCKVFRTTLSKRALAWFNQLPAGTISSLEQLVQRFLHHFSMNKKVPKTAAYLFTIRQREGETLRDFMQRFVDAVHEVPHVNQELLASILQQNLQPGRFKESIAGKPPSAMEDLLVRSQKYIRIEESNALDPFLSGKRKGREEEKEPKKKEERKHVPPAGFAHYTPLNAPRREILMVAEQQGLISQWPTKMKDNPKRLKSDKYCRFHRDRGHTTEECHHLKNEIEKLIQRGHLKEYVNHYAQGRNFDRGPNVQTPRDDNYPTAGVIL, from the exons ATGATCCAGCTGACACAGGAAGCCTTGCTAGCCTTGATACGAGACGCGTCTACACGAGCTGCGGCTCAAGCCGTGGCCCAATTTGTGGCGCAACAACCAGTGAACCCGCCCCCTCCTTCCCCTCGTAGAAGTCGAGAACTATCCTCGGCTCCCGAGGA ATGGAGCCCATTTGCCTCCAACATTCGGGCAGAGGCGCTCCCAGCTGGTCTCAAGGTGTCGAATCTGTCGGAGTATGATGGAACGGGAGACCCACAAGAACACTTAGACAAATTTTACGCCAAGATTGATTGGTACGATCTAAGTGACGCCGCTTACTGCAAGGTCTTCCGCACTACGCTGTCAAAACGCGCATTAGCCTGGTTCAACCAACTGCCCGCTGGAACTATTTCTAGCCTTGAGCAATTGGTTCAACGTTTCTTGCACCACTTCTCCATGAACAAAAAGGTCCCAAAGACGGCGGCATATCTATTTACTATCCGTCAGAGGGAAGGCGAGACTCTGAGAGATTTCATGCAAAGGTTCGTAGATGCAGTGCATGAGGTTCCTCATGTTAACCAAGAGTTGTTAGCTAGTATTCTCCAACAGAATCTACAACCGGGAAGATTCAAAGAGTCTATAGCAGGCAAGCCCCCTAGCGCTATGGAAGATTTACTCGTGCGCTCCCAGAAATACATCCGGATTGAGGAGTCTAATGCTTTGGATCCTTTCCTTAGCGGCAAAAGGAAGGGTcgagaagaggaaaaagagccgaaaaagaaagaggaacgCAAGCATGTGCCTCCGGCGGGGTTTGCTCACTATACCCCCTTGAATGCTCCCAGGAGGGAGATATTAATGGTGGCGGAACAGCAAGGGTTAATCAGTCAATGGCCGacaaagatgaaagataaccCCAAGAGACTCAAATCCGACAAATATTGTCGTTTTCACCGAGACAGGGGACACACGACGGAGGAATGCCATCACCTGAagaatgagatagaaaaattgatccaGCGGGGACACTTAAAGGAGTATGTCAACCACTATGCACAAGGACGCAATTTTGACCGTGGGCCGAATGTGCAAACTCCTCGTGACGATAACTATCCCACCGCAGGAGTCATCCTGTGA
- the LOC105173044 gene encoding uncharacterized protein LOC105173044 has translation MGPRRTATAARASGQDPESPRHAAASSSERAENPEDGHSRLVELETKVSSLESEITVLNSELDECRHVIQEMAGVFGNDSIADMRRDMEQMSIQIGLLQRAVGSTPMIAHDPGARLRIPEPKAYSGERDAKEVENFLFDMEQYFLAADVRDEARKVATATMYLTGDAKLWWRTKFAEIQAHQIQLDTWALLREAIREQFFPENVEYNARRALRKLEHTGSVREYVKAFSALMLNIRDMSEADKLFTFMEGLKQWARNELQRQRVTDLSSAIIAAERLADFNLETQKDRQATPSPEREKKDRQATPGPAQNKSNGMKSFRNIFNRGGGDQKPHAQNGSQGGSDRNRPQENRQGALERRRGCFFCDGPHGYRDCPKRRVLNALATTFADNASSSRSVEPQAEAGGENGTEEDEDNLGAVSQWCNTVSMVAAKKVVPPLAKKTVPALTVEQPEQKEEEVQPRIPRKKGLMFVDVKIHGKPIRAMIDTGASHNYLASAEVARLGLVLEKGVGRVKAINSAAQPIAGVAKSVQIKVGAYEGKTNLSVVVMDDFKLILGLEFLRDTRTAVLPHVDSLMMMGAKPCVIPTLAGRTGERNLSAMQFEKGRKRNEPSYLCTLCLDEIEEVSGPIPGGIKKLLMEFEDVMPDELPRKLPPKRAVDHEIELVPGTRPPARAPYRIPQPKLVELRKQSADALSRRADLANLESIAALSSSAAAISTKDQVLHGFLDEFVVVYLDDIVIYSRTLAEHEDHLRQVLTRLREHELYVKVSKCSFARETISFLGHIVERGRIRMDPKKVQAIEEWRPPSDVHDLRSFLGLAIIGVS, from the exons ATGGGGCCGAGGCGGACCGCTACTGCTGCGAGGGCATCGGGGCAAGATCCGGAAAGCCCGCGACATGCCGCAGCTTCATCCAGCGAGAGAGCTGAGAACCCGGAGGACGGACACTCCCGGTTGGTGGAATTGGAGACGAAGGTCTCTTCTCTAGAATCTGAGATCACGGTGCTGAATTCGGAGTTGGACGAGTGTCGGCACGTGATTCAGGAGATGGCTGGCGTATTCGGAAACGACAGCATTGCCGATATGCGGCGTGACATGGAGCAGATGTCCATTCAGATCGGACTGCTCCAGCGTGCAGTGGGTAGCACGCCTATGATTGCTCACGACCCCGGTGCTAGGCTTCGAATACCAGAACCGAAGGCCTATAGCGGTGAGCGTGATGCGAAGGAGGTCGAGAACTTCCTCTTCGACATGGAACAGTACTTCCTTGCGGCAGACGTGCGGGACGAGGCAAGGAAGGTTGCGACTGCGACCATGTACCTGACTGGTGACGCAAAGCTGTGGTGGCGGACCAAGTTTGCGGAAATCCAGGCTCATCAAATACAGCTCGACACGTGGGCTCTTCTACGGGAGGCGATCAGAGAGCAGTTCTTCCCCGAGAATGTGGAGTACAATGCCAGGAGGGCATTGCGAAAGCTTGAACATACAGGTTCCGTGCGGGAATATGTCAAAGCTTTCTCAGCGCTGATGCTGAACATCCGAGACATGTCGGAGGCAGACAAGCTGTTCACTTTCATGGAAGGCTTGAAACAGTGGGCGAGAAACGAGTTGCAGAGGCAACGAGTGACCGATTTGAGTTCGGCTATTATAGCGGCCGAACGCCTGGCCGATTTCAACCTAGAGACTCAAAAGGATAGGCAGGCGACGCCTAGTCCTGAGCGGGAGAAGAAGGATAGGCAGGCGACGCCTGGTCCTGCACAGAATAAGTCGAATGGGATGAAATCGTTCAGGAATATCTTCAACAGAGGTGGGGGAGACCAGAAACCCCACGCTCAGAATGGCTCACAGGGCGGTTCAGACAGGAACAGGCCCCAGGAGAACAGACAGGGAGCACTCGAGAGGAGGAGAGGGTGTTTCTTCTGCGATGGTCCGCATGGGTATCGCGACTGCCCGAAGAGACGGGTGTTGAATGCATTGGCAACGACCTTTGCCGACAATGCGTCATCCTCAAGGAGTGTGGAGCCACAAGCAGAGGCAGGTGGTGAGAATGGCACGGAGGAGGATGAGGACAATTTGGGGGCAGTATCCCAATGGTGCAACACAGTCTCTATGGTGGCGGCGAAGAAAGTTGTGCCACCCCTTGCGAAAAAGACTGTCCCGGCTCTTACTGTGGAACAGCCGGaacagaaagaagaagaagtccAGCCCCGGATTCCTCGGAAGAAAGGGTTGATGTTCGTTGATGTGAAGATTCATGGCAAGCCGATTCGAGCCATGATCGACACTGGAGCCTCTCACAACTACCTTGCGAGCGCCGAAGTGGCGAGACTCGGGCTCGTGCTGGAGAAGGGAGTTGGGCGTGTGAAGGCGATCAACTCGGCTGCACAACCCATTGCCGGTGTAGCCAAGTCTGTGCAGATTAAGGTTGGTGCTTATGAAGGAAAGACCAATCTTTCGGTTGTGGTAATGGACGATTTCAAGCTTATCCTCGGGCTTGAATTTCTACGGGATACACGCACAGCTGTTCTACCCCATGTCGACTCGCTGATGATGATGGGAGCGAAACCGTGTGTCATCCCTACCTTGGCCGGACGTACTGGAGAGAGGAATTTGTCGGCCATGCAGTTTGAGAAGGGGCGCAAGCGGAATGAACCATCCTACTTGTGCACTCTTTGCCTTGATGAAATAGAAGAGGTGTCAGGGCCCATCCCGGGCGGCATTAAGAAACTGTTGATGGAATTTGAAGACGTGATGCCAGACGAGCTGCCTCGGAAGCTACCACCGAAGAGGGCAGTGGATCACGAGATCGAGTTGGTGCCTGGCACGAGACCGCCCGCTAGGGCACCGTACAGAATACCGCAACCTAAGCTTGTGGAGCTTAGGAAGCAGTCAGCAGATGCCTTGAGCCGCAGGGCGGACTTGGCGAACTTGGAGTCGATAGCAGCGCTCTCTTCTAGCGCGGCTGCTATCTCTACGAAGGATCAG GTACTTCAcggttttcttgatgagttTGTGGTGGTGTACCTGGACGACATTGTGATATACAGCAGAACCTTGGCCGAGCACGAGGACCATTTGCGGCAGGTTCTGACGAGACTCCGCGAGCACGAGCTGTACGTGAAGGTGTCGAAGTGCTCGTTTGCTCGGGAGACTATCAGTTTCTTGGGACATATCGTGGAGAGAGGACGCATTCGGATGGATCCCAAGAAAGTACAGGCTATCGAGGAGTGGAGACCGCCGAGCGATGTTCATGACTTGCGCTCATTTCTTGGCTTGGCGATTATCGGCGTTTCGTGA